CTGTTTTCTGGTAGGCACTTCGATCGCTGCCGGGCGCGTGGCGGCCGACGCATGAGGCGGCTCTCTGTGTTGATTCCGGTCTTGAACGAAGAGGGCCACCTTCCGGACTGCCTGGCGAGTTGCGCGTTCGCGGACGAGGTGGTCGTGCTGGATTCCGGCAGTCGGGACCGCACTACCGACGTCGCGCGAGAGCGCGGGGCCCGCGTGATCCATAGAGAGTTCGATGGATACGCCACCCAGAAGAACTGGGGACTCGCCAAAGTGACGCACGACTGGGTACTGATTCTCGATGCGGACGAGCGCGTTCCCGAGAAACTGCGGTGTGAGATTGAGGAGGTTCTTCGGTCTGATTCGCCCCGTGCAGGGTACTGGCTTCGCCGGCGGAGCGAGTTCCTGGGACGCGACATTCGTGGGTGCGGCTGGCAGAGCGATCGCGTGCTTCGGCTGTTCGACCGTCGTCTGGGGAGCTATGAAGAGCGCCGCATCCATGAGGAGGTGTCCCTTCGCGGTTCGGCAGGCACATTGCAGACTGCGCTGGAACACCACCCCTGCCGCGATCTCGGTGCGTGGCTGATGAAGATCGAAGGATACTCGGCGAAGGGTGCGGAGGAGTTGGCGGCGCGTGGAGTACGCGGGCGGATCCACGACATCGTGTTGAGGCCGCCCGCGCGATTCATGAAGCAGTACTTCTTCC
The nucleotide sequence above comes from Gemmatimonadota bacterium. Encoded proteins:
- a CDS encoding glycosyltransferase family 2 protein, producing MRRLSVLIPVLNEEGHLPDCLASCAFADEVVVLDSGSRDRTTDVARERGARVIHREFDGYATQKNWGLAKVTHDWVLILDADERVPEKLRCEIEEVLRSDSPRAGYWLRRRSEFLGRDIRGCGWQSDRVLRLFDRRLGSYEERRIHEEVSLRGSAGTLQTALEHHPCRDLGAWLMKIEGYSAKGAEELAARGVRGRIHDIVLRPPARFMKQYFFRMGFRDGTQGLILCALSAYGVFQKYARLWEATRSRQ